One genomic region from Geotrypetes seraphini chromosome 13, aGeoSer1.1, whole genome shotgun sequence encodes:
- the LOC117347028 gene encoding Y' element ATP-dependent helicase YJL225C-like, with the protein MARVMIVSLIFFCGALTAPAYAQDNPFENCSFANVSQDKNYELTVDPTSYKANSSYSVMINGSINNTTILFQVVISTNSFVENGWKDGNSSCNGVYFQTTADQTSLTTNWTSPSNTSLTSVTIKAHVKTADNTISMVSFDLTNVYSTMFPITTTTITNTTTTITNTSNATTGSPITAASKIITTTAINTTTDATNNSTSNSTNTTITTARNVNNITTTVSGTTNAATTLLSSCALLRIIQVMTLAFLCHLTS; encoded by the exons ATGGCCCGAGTGATGATCGTCAGTCTCATCTTCTTCTGTGGTGCACTGACTGCACCAGCCTATGCACAAGATAATCCTTTTGAGAACTGTTCTTTTGCTAATGTTTCACAGGATAAAAATTATGAGCTGACTGTGGATCCCACTTCCTATAAAGCAAACTCATCATACAGTG taatgATTAATGGCTCAATAAACAACACCACCATTTTGTTTCAAGTGGTCATTTCTACCAATAGTTTTGTTGAAAAtggatggaaggatgggaatTCATCTTGTAATGGTGTCTACTTCCAGACGACTGCTGACCAAACCTCACTGACTACGAACTGGACCTCTCCCAGTAATACTTCATTAACGTCCGTCACCATAAA GGCTCATGTCAAAACTGCAGATAATACCATTAGCATGGTGAGCTTCGATTTGACAAATG ttTATTCAACCATGTTTCCTATTACTACGACCACCATTACCAATACTACCACCACTATTACCAACACCTCCAATGCTACCACAGGCAGCCCCATCACCGCCGCCAGCAAGATCATCACCACCACAGCCATTAACACAACCACTGATGCCACCAACAACAGTACCAGCAACTCCACCAACACCACTATCACCACTGCCAGAAACGTCAATAACATCACCACCACCGTCTCCGGAACGACTAATGCTGCCACAACATTGCTATCAAGTTGCGCTCTTCTTAGGATTATCCAGGTTATGACTTTGGCCTTTCTCTGTCATCTGACATCTTAA